The following DNA comes from Armatimonadota bacterium.
AGGCCCTGGTCTCGGGGCAAGCTCGCACCGGGAGCATCAGCGCCCGGCGCGAGCAGTAGCCTTTCAGCGGCCTCGTCGTCGTCCTACTCAATAACCTTCGTCACCACGCCGGCGCCCACGGTGTGGCCGCCCTCGCGAATCGCGAACCGCAGACCCTCTTCCATCGCGATCGGTACGATCAGTTCCCCCGTGATCCGAACATTGTCACCC
Coding sequences within:
- the tuf gene encoding elongation factor Tu (EF-Tu; promotes GTP-dependent binding of aminoacyl-tRNA to the A-site of ribosomes during protein biosynthesis; when the tRNA anticodon matches the mRNA codon, GTP hydrolysis results; the inactive EF-Tu-GDP leaves the ribosome and release of GDP is promoted by elongation factor Ts; many prokaryotes have two copies of the gene encoding EF-Tu), which gives rise to GDNVRITGELIVPIAMEEGLRFAIREGGHTVGAGVVTKVIE